The Bacteroidota bacterium DNA window TTTATGGCCTGGAAGGCAGCGCTGTCTATTGGGTGCAGGCAGTGGCCGGCGGCATCCAGTTCGTCCGTATACGTTTTGCCTCGGCGCATATCTTCCCCGTAGCCGAAGCCCTCCAGCGGCACCTTCATGTAGCGTGGATTAACGGTCTGGTATTCTTTCAGGTGCGCAACGTAGGTTTCTTGTTCAAAGGCCGCATCGACCAGCCTGAAGAGGCCCGGATCGGATACCTGTAGCCAGGCCAGTTGTGCCAGCTGTAGGCGGCTGCTGTCCTGTGCCAGGGCTTTCATTAGCAGCCAGGTCTGCTCGCTGCTCAGGCAGTCGGTTTTTTCTGTTGCGGCCCGCGCTGTGGCCAGGCGCTCTGCTTCCTGGTCTTGCTCCCCCATTTGTGCCAGGGTGGTATTTAGCAGCGCCGGATGCATGGGTTTGCTACATTCCCCGGGTATGCCCTCGTGCATGCCATCGGCGTTCAGGCTATCTTCCGGAAAGGCAAAGTACAGCATTCCGTTGCTCATTCGCCGTGCCAGGCAGCTGTGGGCTATCGGGGGCATATCCGTGGGCATGCTTTTTTCCGGATACGTATCCATCCAGCTTAGTCGGGGCTTTTTCCCCCTCGGGAGCTGTACCGAAAAGTGCAGGGCTTC harbors:
- a CDS encoding DUF4476 domain-containing protein, which codes for MGIRASFRHILAAAWGCTMGLAGGTLSAQPTGTLILTATEDVQFVASLNQQLIHSPAYGSLRVAALPGGSYRLHLSVFGPRGGDALSEEIAIKPGEALHFSVQLPRGKKPRLSWMDTYPEKSMPTDMPPIAHSCLARRMSNGMLYFAFPEDSLNADGMHEGIPGECSKPMHPALLNTTLAQMGEQDQEAERLATARAATEKTDCLSSEQTWLLMKALAQDSSRLQLAQLAWLQVSDPGLFRLVDAAFEQETYVAHLKEYQTVNPRYMKVPLEGFGYGEDMRRGKTYTDELDAAGHCLHPIDSAAFQAIKAELQVQNFESEKTQYLQTQAQVHCFTIAQLRQLLAQLRFERSRLETVRLIFPAIYDPENYAALLSDFRYESNRENLTRFMKANAQKPRR